One Manduca sexta isolate Smith_Timp_Sample1 chromosome 26, JHU_Msex_v1.0, whole genome shotgun sequence genomic region harbors:
- the LOC115442533 gene encoding zinc finger matrin-type protein 2 produces the protein MSMRPDDHRRKWDKEEFEKIAAERLKAELEEEDKLKKKAPPVKRELLKQREYKVDLDSKLGKSVVITKNTPTSQSGGYYCNVCDCVVKDSINFLDHINGKKHQRNLGMSMKIERSSLDQVKARFALNKRKLEEKKREYELDTRLREAAEEEARVKELRRERRRDKKRKIMDTDDNEDGPAQSELAQIMGFSGFGGSKK, from the exons ATGAGCATGAGACCTGACGACCACCGAAGGAAATGGGACAAAGAAGAATTCGAGAAAATCGCAGCCGAACGGTTGAAAGCTGAACTAGAAGAAgaggataaattaaaaaagaaag CTCCTCCTGTAAAGCGTGAACTACTGAAGCAAAGAGAATATAAAGTAGACTTAGACTCTAAACTCGGCAAAAGTGTagtaataactaaaaatactCCAACATCACAATCTGGGGGCTACTACTGCAATGTATGCGATTGCGTTGTTAAGGACTCTATCAACTTTTTGGATCACATCAATGGAAAGAAACATCAAAGAAATCTTGGCATGTCCATGAAAATTGAAAGGAGCTCATTGGATCAG gTCAAAGCAAgatttgcattaaataaaagaaagttaGAAGAAAAGAAGCGTGAGTATGAACTAGATACCAGATTAAGGGAAGCTGCAGAGGAGGAAGCCCGGGTTAAAGAATTGAGACGTGAAAGGAGACGTGACAAAAAGCGCAAGATCATGGACACAGATGATAATGAAGATGGCCCGGCACAGTCTGAGCTCGCACAAATAATGGGATTTTCAGGGTTTGGGGGCTCCAAAAAATAA
- the LOC115442531 gene encoding uncharacterized protein LOC115442531 produces MRRTSVYILLSVIVLFAICFTTSSGVQVPVGDTNLGEKGKLEPPISLLRLKRQMETFDEYPTATSQETEEESGFWDRVVKVALKIFNRFIEWLNS; encoded by the exons ATGAGACGAACCAGCGTGTACATTCTGTTGAgtgtaatagttttatttgcaatatgTTTTACTACGTCCAGCGGAGttcaa GTGCCTGTTGGGGACACAAATTTAG GTGAGAAAGGCAAGTTGGAACCCCCAATTTCACTATTGAGACTGAAGCGGCAAATGGAGACTTTTGATGAATATCCAACAGCTACATCCCAAGAAACTGAAGAAGAATCTGGCTTTTGGGACAGAGTCGTCAAAgtggctttaaaaatatttaaccgcTTTATTGAATGGTTGAATTCGTAA
- the LOC115442530 gene encoding uncharacterized protein LOC115442530: protein MAESGRGKQTGEGGEVILEGWTKEEKLELLFALKCYGSKNIDQIQAEIPSKTVEEIKHAVNIYKKKALKQHKQIEKMKKKQIRKRSNPRIPLASWAKFLVDSLGYKDLETETSTALRLIADLEKIPSPLSTENVNFSQIYHQIANAMEGKPLKNDHMVCPILNKCILETALVSKAFIKNSVYKFVVNSINISDREMNLFPQPTHDHELSTLRHLAAQRKYNPLNINESFLSPTLSREFS from the coding sequence ATGGCAGAATCCGGAAGAGGCAAGCAAACTGGCGAAGGGGGTGAGGTTATACTCGAAGGTTGGACTAAGGAAGAAAAATTAGAACTTTTGTTCGCACTTAAATGTTATGGCTCTAAAAATATTGACCAAATTCAAGCAGAAATCCCGAGTAAAACAGTGGAGGAGATAAAACATGCCGTtaatatatataagaaaaaagCTTTAAAACAACATAAACAGATAgagaaaatgaagaaaaaacaaataagaaaaagaaGTAATCCACGCATTCCATTAGCCAGTTGGGCAAAGTTTTTGGTAGATTCATTGGGTTATAAAGATCTTGAAACAGAAACATCTACTGCTCTCCGTTTGATTGCAGATTTGGAGAAGATTCCGTCACCTTTATCTACAGAGAATGTTAATTTCTCACAAATTTACCATCAAATAGCCAATGCAATGGAAGGTAAACCATTAAAAAATGATCATATGGTTTGCCCTATTCTCAATAAGTGTATCTTGGAAACAGCATTAGTCAGTAaagcatttattaaaaacagtgtgTACAAGTTTGTTgtaaatagtattaatatatCTGACAGAGAAATGAATTTGTTTCCTCAACCAACACATGACCATGAATTATCCACTCTACGACATTTGGCAgcacaaagaaaatataacccactcaatattaatgaaagttTTTTGTCACCTACACTGTCTAGAGAATTTAGTTAG